A window of bacterium genomic DNA:
AGCGCCGCGTGGGTTTGCGATTCTTGCGGACAGTACCCGAGCCGGCCGTGGATCTCGACCGCGCCGGCGCTCGCGGGCAAGAGGCCGGCCACGATCCGCAGGAGCGTCGTCTTCCCCGCGCCGTTCTCCCCCACGACGCCGATCATCTCGCCCGGGTAGGCGCGAAACGACACGCGGCGCAGCACCCGCCGCCGGCCGAACGACCGTGCGACGTCCGTGACGACGAGCGCTGGGGAGGCGTTCACGGCACGACAGGTTCCCGCGCTTCCGGTCGAGTCCTCCGTGCCGGGCCGATGCTATACTCGACCCGTGACCCCCGCGACGCTTGCCGCCGCCGTCAAAGCCGAGGCGCGGGCGGCCGGCTTCGATCTCTGCGGCATCGCGACGGCCGCGCCGTTCGCCCGTGAGGGCCGCGCCCTCGCGGACTGGGTGGCGCGCGGCTACCACGGCGAGATGGCGTACATGGCGCGCAACGCGCCGCGCTCGCCCGCCCCGACGGCCGTCGTGCCCGAGGCGCGCGCGCTCGTCGTCGTCGCCCTCTACTACGGCGACGCGACGCCCGGCGAGGACGGCGGCCGCGCATCTCGCGGCCTCGCCGCCGAAAGCGGAGCGGCGCCTTCCGAACGGGATCCGCGCGGCCGGATCAGCCGGTACGCGCACGGAGACGACTACCACGACGTGATGGAGCCGCGCCTGCGGCGGCTCGCCGGGTTCCTCCGCGCGCACGGCGCGCGGGTCGCGCGCTACTACGTGGACACCGGGCCCGTCATCGATCGGGCGGCCGCGCTGCGGGCCGGCATCGGGTGGTTCGGCAAGAACACAATGATCATCACACAGCGCGCGTACGGTTCGTGGGTCTTCCTCGGCGAGATCCTCACCGACCTCGAGCTCGCGGCCGACGCGCAGGCGGACGGCGACTGCGGCCGCTGCCGGATCTGCCTCGACGAGTGCCCCACCAAGGCGATCATCGCGCCGTACACCGTGGACGCCCGGCGGTGCATCTCGTACCTCACGATCGAGCACCGGGGCGCGATCCCCCGCGATCTGCGGCCGCAGATCGGCGACCACATCTTCGGATGCGACATCTGCCAGGCCGTGTGTCCGCACAACGTGCGCACGGCCGCGGCCCGCCATCCCGAACTCGCGCCGCGTCCCGAGACGGGCGCGCGCCCGGAGCTCATCCCGCTGCTCAACGTCACGGAGGCGGAGTTCCGGCGCCGGTTCCGCGGGTCGCCGGTGACACGGGCGAAGCGGCGCGGCTTCCGCCGCAACGTCGCCGTGGCGCTCGGGAACGCGCGCGATCCGGCCGCGGTGCCGGCCCTCCGCGAAGCGCTCGAGGACGCCGACGCGCTCGTGCGCGGGCACGCCGCGTGGGCGCTCGGACGGATCGGCGGCGAGGCGGCGGCCCAGGGCCTCACCGCGCGGCTCGAGCGCGAGCGCGACGCCGCGGTCCGCGAGGAGATCGAACTCGCGCTGCAGGAGGCTGCGAACGCCGCCGGGGACGCGCGCGAGGCCCCGGGGCGGACCGCGTAGTAGATACCGCCATGAGCCTTCGGGGACGTCGCATTCTCATCACGTCCGGCCCGACTCGCGCACCGATCGACGCCGTCCGGTTTCTCTCGAACAAGTCGACCGGCCGGCTCGGCTCTCTGATCGCCGAGGCCGCCCTCGAGGCGGGCGCCGACGTCACGTTCGTCTACGGACGCGGCAGTGCGCTGCCGCTCGTCCGGGGCGGCCGGATCGAGCACCTGCGCGTTTTGCCGATCGACACGGTGGACGACCTGGTCGCGGTCTTCCGTCAGGAACTGCCGGCCGGCTACGACGCCGTCGTGCACGCGATGGCCGTGCTCGACTTCCAGCCGGCCGAGACGCGGGAGGAGAAAGTCTCGAGCAGCCTGAGCGAGTGGACCGTGCGGTTCGTCCCGACCCCGAAGGCGGCGGCGCTCGTGCGGGACCTCGCCCCACAGACGTTCTTCATCGGCTTCAAGTTGGAGGTCGACAAGTCGCCGGCGGACCTGGTCGGCATCGCCGCCGACTGGGCCCGCCGGACGCACGCAGACCTCGTCGTCGCCAACGACATGCGCGATATCGAACACGGCACGCATACCGGGCACCTCGTCCGGCCGGACGGGACGGTGGAACAGGTCGTGCAGGGCAAGGAGACGATCGCCCGCGCG
This region includes:
- the queG gene encoding tRNA epoxyqueuosine(34) reductase QueG; its protein translation is MTPATLAAAVKAEARAAGFDLCGIATAAPFAREGRALADWVARGYHGEMAYMARNAPRSPAPTAVVPEARALVVVALYYGDATPGEDGGRASRGLAAESGAAPSERDPRGRISRYAHGDDYHDVMEPRLRRLAGFLRAHGARVARYYVDTGPVIDRAAALRAGIGWFGKNTMIITQRAYGSWVFLGEILTDLELAADAQADGDCGRCRICLDECPTKAIIAPYTVDARRCISYLTIEHRGAIPRDLRPQIGDHIFGCDICQAVCPHNVRTAAARHPELAPRPETGARPELIPLLNVTEAEFRRRFRGSPVTRAKRRGFRRNVAVALGNARDPAAVPALREALEDADALVRGHAAWALGRIGGEAAAQGLTARLERERDAAVREEIELALQEAANAAGDAREAPGRTA
- a CDS encoding phosphopantothenoylcysteine decarboxylase, yielding MSLRGRRILITSGPTRAPIDAVRFLSNKSTGRLGSLIAEAALEAGADVTFVYGRGSALPLVRGGRIEHLRVLPIDTVDDLVAVFRQELPAGYDAVVHAMAVLDFQPAETREEKVSSSLSEWTVRFVPTPKAAALVRDLAPQTFFIGFKLEVDKSPADLVGIAADWARRTHADLVVANDMRDIEHGTHTGHLVRPDGTVEQVVQGKETIARALVALLDRRLAQRPPLPAEPPAPKTQRAEGSAR